In bacterium, a single window of DNA contains:
- the pabA gene encoding aminodeoxychorismate/anthranilate synthase component II, whose amino-acid sequence MILMIDNYDSFTYNLVQYLGEMGQQLKVFRNDKITLDQIEEMKPDKIVISPGPCTPNEAGVSVAAIKHFAGKIPILGVCLGHQSIGYAFGGEVVRAQRLMHGKTSLIHHDGEGIFKNMPNPFTATRYHSLIIRRETIADCLQITAETDQREIMGVRHKDYPIEGVQFHPESILTQEGKLLLKNFVG is encoded by the coding sequence ATGATCCTGATGATAGACAACTATGACAGCTTTACATATAACCTGGTCCAGTATCTGGGTGAGATGGGGCAGCAGCTAAAGGTATTCAGAAACGATAAGATCACACTGGATCAGATTGAAGAGATGAAGCCGGACAAGATAGTGATATCTCCGGGACCGTGCACACCAAACGAGGCCGGTGTGTCAGTGGCTGCGATCAAGCACTTTGCGGGAAAGATTCCCATACTGGGGGTATGCCTTGGGCACCAGAGTATAGGATATGCGTTCGGCGGGGAGGTCGTGCGGGCGCAGAGGCTTATGCACGGAAAGACATCTCTCATTCACCACGATGGTGAGGGTATTTTCAAGAATATGCCGAACCCGTTTACTGCAACACGTTATCACTCTCTGATAATACGACGAGAGACTATTGCCGACTGTCTGCAGATAACAGCCGAAACCGATCAACGCGAAATCATGGGAGTGCGCCACAAAGACTATCCAATCGAGGGCGTTCAGTTCCACCCGGAGTCGATCTTGACTCAGGAAGGCAAGTTGTTGCTTAAGAATTTTGTTGGATAA